The genomic segment TTCACAATTGATACTATACAAAGAAAACacaatattatgttaaaattttaaaaatagataactagtaatttaatttccttttaaaaacTATGGGAaaaatttaaggaaaaaatCATTCACGTGTCaatattgaataattaaatacatGAAACAAATAAGTGAGTTCTGTAAATAATAAGGGTAAAATTGCCTTTCCGAAACTTCAATATGACAAGGACATTAAATGTTCATCACGTGCATTATCTACCATTAAAGACACACGAGACTTTTACTCTCATTTGTACTACATTTTTAGGAATTAAGCACACAAAGTTGAGAGGCATAATCACAATCAGCATTCTCCACTACACACAAAAATCTTCACAATCAAAAGGAATACAACATTTTAGTTTAGGGCAAACAGCAAACTTTGAACCACAAATGACACTATAGCAAGGAGATCATCTTCATCAGATAAAACAGAACTTAGGAGAACGTAGAATATGGCTTCACATTCACATATATCCTGTGGTGACCACTTAATGAAGCCATGAATCGTATCAATCAAACCCTGGAATCTATGGCCATGATGGTGCTAAGATTCATGGGGTGCATGTACTGAACCGACCCAGTCATCATCTGTTGGACAATGATTCGGTTAGCTTTCTCCGATGGGTGAAATGGATCCCAAAACGCGTAAAGATCGCGATTTGGACACAAGTTAGAAATGGGTGAGCAGAGTCCCATCCCATTGAACGGACCTTGACCACAGCAAGCTATCTTTGATGTGACAAACCCTGTGGAAAGCAAACAAAACGTAAGAAGCCTCTTGTGAGAAGTTATAGCAGTAATAGTGAACGTACCATAAGCTCGAGGGTTGTTAACGAAATCCATGTTCATTTCATATGCATTTACAGCAATGAAGACGTGAGCACCAATCTCTCGGTTGAGTCCTTTCACCATTTCAACAAGTTGTGGATTAAATAACGATGCTGCTCTCTGGAGCTCCACGTCGCATTCACCATTTCCACTTCTCAAGGCCAACTCTGCTGGCACACACCCCATTGGTCCCGTACCCGTGACAAGAACCCTCCTAGCTCCCAGATCATACAGCCTCTGCACTTTTTATGTAAATGCATAGGATGAACAAAAATTTGACAAGTAAAAGCTTGTGTTGGAAATCTACTGCACGGTGATTTTTGTTGCATTTAACCTGATATATAATAAGTCTTTCTGGAATGCTGTTAAACACCACTTTTAGTACAACTCACCAACCAAAATGTTTGTCTCCTGCATAGTCACACTCATTTGCTAACTTGAGGCAACcgagttttaattttataggtTCAGCATTAGCCTTTGAAGTACATATCTCTGCTGTTAAATTTCTCAGCAAATGAATTGAACAAAGGGCATGTATGGTTGAACGATATATAGAATTTACTTGGAAATATATAGATACCTTCAGAATTAGACGATACTCAGATATGATATAGATGACGTAGTCCGGGAGAGAAAACTGGCGAGATCTTGCTGAATATGGGACCAGGTAATAATTGTTCACAAAATCGTTGCCTCCAAGAGTGATGAGAACAAGTGCTTGGTTTACATGCCTCCAAGCTTCCTCTGCACCAATATGCGCACTTAACCTTTGCTGGTAATGTTGGAATAGCTTCAGTTGTTTGTAGATGTGAATGATGTGAAGCTGCCAGAATAATTACACAgcacactatatatatatattactatcaTACCTTTTagttatataaataagtaaagttAACACAAAGTAATTGAACTCACAAACTGAAATCCGGTATCATTGAGAATTCCAATCCCCGCAGATGCAAAATTGGCACCAACTAGGAGTTTCTCTCCTATAAGTAGAGGGCTCAAATATGGAAGTGTAGGCTCTAAGCCAAGCTGCTCACCTGCAATTAACCATTTCTCACATGAACCCAACCTCAGCTTTCAGTCATGCATGCATGCAAATGGGAGATTAGGTCAAAAACTactagataaattaaaattagtaacGAATAGTCTTGATCATTAAATGTGATAACTATCCATTCATTTTTATAGTATGATTAACCATGTTACAAGAACTCATACTTATTATGTCAGGGATGTTTAGGCCATTAGAGAAGCGACCGGTGGGTCTGTGTGTTGGAAAGTCAATGCCATAGGGGGGAGCATCTGCTCGTGCAGTGGTAGCCAAGAAGTCATTGTTGCCACTGTCTACGAGTGAATCACCAAAAACGAAGAAAGCCCTTTGCTGAGCAGAAGCGAAACTTATAGACAAAAGCAAGGTTGTAACTATTATACAAAAGCTGGACTCTGAACAAGTAGCCATGGACATGGTTATGAGTGAATATTAATTGTCGCTGACACTGGAGGACTGGGAAAAGGGTAATATATATAAGGTGTGATGGATGTAACGATGTGTGAAGTGATGAAGAGCACATTGAAAATCATAAATGAGTTTTTCTACCACCTCTACAAAGTTAAAAAGCTACCGCCGAATGAAGAAGATAAAGTACCTCAATTAATTGCTAGGGTTGTTTGTTTAAGCAAATGTGTGACTTTTTTCTCAGATTCCAAAACACGTCCCACTTCGTATCAAATGAACAGAAATATTGGCCCGCCAACCCCCACAACTACTCATTACTTAACCGTGGTAAAAAAATGATGCCTCATTAAAACCACAAGaaacctaaaatatttttacttttaccctcaCTTGTCGATGCCATATCTATGTtacattcttattttttatttttatctgcaAAAAGTTACATATTAGATGACAGGAACAACAATAAATCCAAGAACATCTCTTTATTACGGACTCCGTCTCCAGTCACAGAATTTGGTTGGTGATGAATTGGACTCAAGTTGCGACTTCAATAATTTTGGGTGTGTGACACTTCAATCACCACATTTGCATGAATGGATCGAATCACCACATTTTGTATGAACGAATGGAACAAAATATACACGTAAATGTAAATCTTGTTAAGAAAAATTCTAATCATAACTTTCATACCAAGTTAGAAATAAACTTTTAGTCGGTgttgtatattataatttgactttTCAAcgttacataaataatttttttattataagaaattatttaaatttgaataagtagttatcaaaattataaaataaaaaaattataataaataattatttaaatttaaaaagtaaaattagaaaaacaaaataaaataaaaaagtgtatCATTTTATAGAAGTTATAAAG from the Vigna angularis cultivar LongXiaoDou No.4 chromosome 3, ASM1680809v1, whole genome shotgun sequence genome contains:
- the LOC108323097 gene encoding GDSL esterase/lipase At5g33370 isoform X2, with the protein product MSMATCSESSFCIIVTTLLLSISFASAQQRAFFVFGDSLVDSGNNDFLATTARADAPPYGIDFPTHRPTGRFSNGLNIPDIISEQLGLEPTLPYLSPLLIGEKLLVGANFASAGIGILNDTGFQFQRLSAHIGAEEAWRHVNQALVLITLGGNDFVNNYYLVPYSARSRQFSLPDYVIYIISEYRLILKRLYDLGARRVLVTGTGPMGCVPAELALRSGNGECDVELQRAASLFNPQLVEMVKGLNREIGAHVFIAVNAYEMNMDFVNNPRAYGFVTSKIACCGQGPFNGMGLCSPISNLCPNRDLYAFWDPFHPSEKANRIIVQQMMTGSVQYMHPMNLSTIMAIDSRV
- the LOC108323097 gene encoding GDSL esterase/lipase At5g33370 isoform X1 translates to MSMATCSESSFCIIVTTLLLSISFASAQQRAFFVFGDSLVDSGNNDFLATTARADAPPYGIDFPTHRPTGRFSNGLNIPDIISEQLGLEPTLPYLSPLLIGEKLLVGANFASAGIGILNDTGFQFLHIIHIYKQLKLFQHYQQRLSAHIGAEEAWRHVNQALVLITLGGNDFVNNYYLVPYSARSRQFSLPDYVIYIISEYRLILKRLYDLGARRVLVTGTGPMGCVPAELALRSGNGECDVELQRAASLFNPQLVEMVKGLNREIGAHVFIAVNAYEMNMDFVNNPRAYGFVTSKIACCGQGPFNGMGLCSPISNLCPNRDLYAFWDPFHPSEKANRIIVQQMMTGSVQYMHPMNLSTIMAIDSRV